One window of the Flavobacteriaceae bacterium YJPT1-3 genome contains the following:
- a CDS encoding PIG-L family deacetylase: MRNLFLIGLCFVWLSTAWGQGITLTPEKPSSATIYEDLLKLNFLGTVLYVAAHPDDENTAMISYFENDVHARTIYLSMTRGDGGQNLIGPELRELLGLIRTQELLAARRTDGGEQRFTRANDFGYSKHPDETLEIWNKDQVLHDVVWAIRKLQPDIIINRFDHRSPGSTHGHHTSSAMLSVEAFDLAGDPNAYPEQLDRVDIWQPKRQFFNTSWWFYGSRENFEKADKSNLVTVDLGSYYPNYGLSNTEISALSRSQHKSQGFGNTGRRGQDLAYLEFIQGDQPTNGAVFSGIDTSWNRVPGGAPIAALLNDLIKNYDFRNPSASVPRLVEVYRLIDQLEAGHWKSLKKKEIKTLIADASGLFLEAIADQPQATPGQSLSINLEAINRSAVPMQLQEVQVLPRGKRTTIGQALDNNKGWEQKIETSIPQNAQYSSAYWLRNPGTLGMYAVEDPNKIGLPETPVEHQVAFTVSIAGQNFTFERPLRYKYNDRVDGEVYQPLEIVPPVTVALEDDVIIFAEAKPKTIKVQVTAYQDNLNGNLELRAPSSAWSVSPSTASVTLAKKGATQEISFTVTPPASASEGTLTPVFTTQGQQYADKMITIDYDHIPLQTVLLPADARVVRLDIKRKGDYIGYIAGAGDAVPESLEQIGYQVALIDPASITTELLKQFDAVVLGIRAYNVVEELQQQQTKLLEYVEQGGTLITQYNTSGRWTNTQVGAPYTLELSRDRVTDENSKVTIVSPQHPALNYPNKITAADFEGWTQERGLYFPDKWSEEYTPLLRMNDPGEAPTDGSLLVTQYGKGHYVYTGLSFFREFPAGVAGAYRLFANLLALGKEQETEKIKG; the protein is encoded by the coding sequence AGATCTGCTTAAACTGAATTTTTTAGGGACAGTGCTCTACGTCGCGGCTCATCCAGATGATGAGAATACGGCGATGATCTCCTATTTTGAAAATGATGTACACGCGAGGACTATTTATCTATCCATGACCCGTGGTGATGGCGGTCAGAACCTGATCGGTCCTGAACTTCGCGAACTTCTTGGTTTGATCAGGACACAGGAATTACTGGCGGCCCGCCGCACGGACGGTGGTGAGCAACGCTTTACCCGTGCCAATGATTTTGGGTATTCCAAACATCCGGATGAAACCCTGGAAATCTGGAACAAAGATCAGGTCTTGCACGATGTGGTCTGGGCGATTCGAAAACTTCAACCGGACATCATCATCAACCGCTTCGATCACCGCAGTCCTGGAAGTACACACGGACACCATACTTCTTCTGCCATGCTCAGCGTAGAAGCCTTTGATCTCGCAGGCGATCCAAACGCCTATCCCGAACAATTAGATCGCGTGGATATCTGGCAACCCAAAAGACAGTTCTTCAATACCTCCTGGTGGTTTTATGGCAGCCGCGAGAACTTCGAAAAGGCCGACAAAAGTAATTTGGTTACGGTCGATCTGGGTAGCTACTACCCCAATTACGGTTTGAGCAATACGGAGATCTCTGCGCTCAGTAGAAGTCAACATAAATCACAGGGCTTCGGAAATACGGGTCGACGGGGGCAGGATCTGGCTTATCTCGAATTCATACAAGGCGATCAACCCACCAATGGAGCCGTATTTTCAGGCATTGATACGTCCTGGAACCGAGTTCCCGGAGGAGCACCCATCGCAGCACTGCTCAACGACCTCATAAAGAACTACGACTTTAGAAATCCATCGGCCAGTGTGCCTCGATTGGTGGAGGTGTATCGCCTAATTGATCAATTGGAAGCTGGTCACTGGAAAAGCTTGAAAAAGAAAGAGATCAAAACCCTAATCGCAGATGCCTCAGGACTTTTCCTGGAGGCGATCGCTGATCAACCTCAGGCCACACCAGGACAAAGCCTGTCGATCAATCTGGAAGCCATCAACCGGAGTGCGGTTCCCATGCAGTTGCAGGAAGTACAAGTCCTGCCTCGAGGGAAACGTACCACTATTGGCCAGGCACTCGACAACAATAAGGGCTGGGAACAAAAAATAGAGACGAGCATCCCTCAAAATGCGCAATACTCTTCAGCCTATTGGCTGCGTAACCCCGGAACCTTAGGCATGTATGCCGTGGAGGATCCCAACAAAATTGGATTACCGGAAACTCCGGTAGAACACCAAGTGGCCTTTACCGTTTCCATTGCAGGACAAAACTTCACTTTTGAACGGCCTTTACGCTACAAATACAACGATCGGGTGGACGGCGAGGTGTATCAACCTCTCGAGATCGTTCCTCCGGTAACAGTAGCTCTGGAAGATGACGTGATCATTTTCGCGGAAGCCAAACCTAAGACCATCAAAGTTCAGGTCACCGCCTACCAGGATAATCTCAACGGAAATCTTGAATTGCGTGCGCCCTCTTCTGCCTGGAGCGTGAGTCCGTCGACCGCCTCTGTCACACTGGCGAAGAAAGGAGCCACACAAGAAATAAGCTTTACAGTGACCCCACCAGCCTCAGCCAGTGAAGGAACTCTAACACCTGTGTTCACCACTCAAGGACAGCAGTATGCCGATAAGATGATCACCATCGATTACGATCATATCCCTTTACAGACGGTGCTTCTTCCGGCCGACGCCCGGGTGGTACGCCTGGATATTAAACGGAAGGGAGACTATATTGGCTACATTGCCGGTGCCGGTGATGCTGTTCCGGAAAGTCTCGAACAGATCGGTTATCAGGTGGCGTTGATTGACCCGGCGTCCATCACTACCGAGCTACTTAAACAGTTTGATGCCGTGGTCCTGGGCATACGGGCCTACAATGTGGTCGAAGAACTACAGCAACAGCAGACGAAATTACTGGAGTACGTAGAACAAGGCGGCACCCTCATCACGCAGTACAACACCAGCGGTCGATGGACCAATACTCAGGTGGGAGCTCCGTATACCCTGGAACTTTCTCGGGATCGGGTGACCGATGAGAATAGTAAAGTCACTATCGTTTCCCCCCAGCACCCCGCCTTGAATTATCCCAATAAAATAACAGCCGCTGATTTTGAGGGATGGACCCAGGAACGCGGACTTTATTTTCCGGATAAATGGTCGGAAGAATACACCCCCCTACTTCGTATGAATGATCCCGGTGAGGCACCTACCGACGGAAGTCTTCTGGTGACCCAATATGGGAAGGGGCACTATGTGTATACCGGACTCAGTTTTTTTAGAGAATTTCCTGCCGGCGTTGCCGGTGCCTACCGACTGTTTGCTAATCTCTTGGCTCTAGGAAAGGAACAGGAAACGGAAAAGATCAAAGGATGA